The Sphaerisporangium siamense genome includes the window CAGGCGTTCGCCGAGGTGTCCAGCCCGGGCCGGCTGGAGGTCATACGGCGCGGCCCGACGGTGCTGGTGGACGCGGCCCACAACCCGGGGGGCATGGAGGCGAGCGTCGACGCGATCAGCGAGTCCTTCGGGTTCACGCGTCTCATCGCCGTCGTCGCGGTCATGGGGGACAAGGACGTGGACACGATCCTGGAGCTCCTGGAGCCGGTCGTCGAAGAGATCGTGGTGACGCGCAACTCGTCCCCGCGCTCCATGGACGTGGCCGAGCTGGCCGAGCGTGCCGAGGGCGTGTTCGGCCCCGAGCGGGTGCATCGGGCCGACCGGCTCGACGGGGCCATCGACACGGCCATGGGGCTCGCCGACCAGGGCGACGAGTTCGGCTCCGGCGTCCTCATCACCGGCTCCGTCGCGACCGCGGGCGACGCCCGCATCCTCCTGAAAGCGAACCGATGACCTCCCCCGAGCCGGACGCCCGCAAGTGCACCCCGGCGACCTCCCCACATGCCTCGGATACTCCCGAGTCCCGCCCGACATCCTCGGGAAAGCCGCAACCCCCTGACCGCGCAGCGGCTTCAGAGGAGTCGCGGCGTGTTGAGGGTGGACGGATGGCCGCGGAGGGGCCGTCCGGGGGTGGGGCTGCGAGCTCGGGGGAGTCGCGGTCCGGGGAAGGTGGGGCCGGGAGTTCGGGCGGGCCGGGGTTCGTGGAGCTTGGGTCGGTCGCCGAGGGGGGCGTCGGGGCTTCGTCGGGGGCGCGGTCTCAGGAGGGTGAGTCTGTAGTGCGTGAGTCGGTTTTGTCGGGGGAGTCGGTCGTGTCTGGGGAGTCGGGGGCTCGTAGGGAGAAGGGGTTCAGGGTTACGCCGGGGATGCGGCGGCTTGGGGCGAGTGTGTTGGGGATGGAGGCGATCGTTCTCGGGCTGGTGACGCCCGTGGCGATCGTGATCAACAAGGTGTCGCCAGGGATAGCCGTGGCGGTCGGCCTGGGGCTCGCGGTGGTGTGCGTCCTGGTGGCGGGCATGTTGAAGCGGCCCTTCGCCTACATCGCGGGTAGCGTCGTGCAGGTCCTGGCCATCGCGACCGGGTTCCTCGTCCCGATCATGTTCTTCCTCGGCGTGGTGTTCGCCGCGCTGTGGATCACAGCCATTCTGGTCGCTCGGCGTGTCGAGGGCGTGACTTAACGCTAAAGTCGGCCGGTATGGCCGTCCCCCCAATCCAGGCCACGGGCCTCACGGCTCTCGGTCGGGTCAATCGCATACCGCTCGTGCTCGACGTGATCGTCGGGCTGCTGACCGCCCTCGCGCTTCCACTGGCGATCGTGGCCATTCCGAACACCATCTCGGTGGTCTCCGCTCTGCTGCCTCCGGACATCGCCGGGGTCG containing:
- a CDS encoding DUF4233 domain-containing protein, with protein sequence MRRLGASVLGMEAIVLGLVTPVAIVINKVSPGIAVAVGLGLAVVCVLVAGMLKRPFAYIAGSVVQVLAIATGFLVPIMFFLGVVFAALWITAILVARRVEGVT